Proteins encoded within one genomic window of Trichoderma asperellum chromosome 2, complete sequence:
- a CDS encoding uncharacterized protein (EggNog:ENOG41~antiSMASH:Cluster_2.3), translated as MGIEYQGQSIPTSFASCSIPPYFDAKLPQKLEAIRNAGFDGIEISMPDILAYGCDIEGKELEEDDYDTLSDVAGKIRILTDQLGLVILMLQPFSRFEGWNKDTHAQERREAFTRATGWIRIMERLGTDMLQVGSSDAQDISSSLDDHASDLQELADLLAEKGFRLAYENWCWATYASTWKDVWEISRKANRRNIGLCLDTFQSAGGEYGDPSTESGYIEDFSPAKLDSRWQQSLAELEQTVPGDKIFLLQISDAYKMKPPLRNTKERARSIWSHDYRPLPFNGGYLPIQDFLNSVLRTDFKGWLSVEVFDSKPKEKLSMEEYVEAAMHSLTRLLVATMQ; from the exons ATGGGCATCGAATACCAAGGTCAAAGCATTCCTACTTCTTTCGCGTCTTGCAGTATCCCTCCTTACTTTGACGCGAAACTTCCTCAAAAGTTAGAGGCCATTCGCAATGCCGGGTTTGATGGAATAGAAATATCTATGCCCGACATACTAGCATATGGCTGCGATATAGAGGGGAAAGAactagaagaagatgactatGATACCCTTTCGGACGTAGCTGGGAAGATACGAATTCTAACCGATCAACTTGGTCTTGTTATTCTAATGCTGCAACCCTTTTCAAGATTTGAGGGGTGGAATAAAGATACACACgcacaagagagaagagaagcattTACACGCGCCACAGGATGGATAAGGATTATGGAGCGTTTAGGCACCGACATGCTACAG GTCGGATCATCAGATGCCCAAGATATATCATCTTCCTTGGACGACCACGCTTCAGATTTGCAGGAGTTGGCGGACCTGCTGGCGGAGAAAGGCTTCCGACTTGCGTATGAGAACTGGTGTTGGGCAACATATGCCTCAACATGGAAAGACGTTTGGGAGATATCGCGCAAGGCTAATCGCAGAAATATTGGCCTTTGCCTAGATACTTTCCAATCAGCTGGTGGAGAATATGGGGATCCTTCTACAGAGTCGGGTTATATTGAAGATTTCAGCCCAGCTAAGCTCGACAGCCGTTGGCAACAAAGTCTGGCCGAGTTGGAACAGACTGTTCCTGGAGATAAAATCTTCTTGCTTCAGATTTCAGATGCGTACAAGATGAAACCTCCTCTACGCAACACCAAGGAGAGAGCAAGATCGATATGGAGTCATGATTATCGCCCACTGCCCTTTAACGGAGGGTATCTGCCGATTCAGGACTTTCTGAATTCTGTGCTTCGGACAGACTTCAAGGGCTGGCTTTCTGTTGAAGTATTTGACTCGAAGCCCAAAGAGAAATTGTCTATGGAAGAGTATGTGGAAGCCGCCATGCATTCATTGACTCGCCTACTAGTTGCCACTATGCAGTGA